Proteins encoded by one window of Rutidosis leptorrhynchoides isolate AG116_Rl617_1_P2 chromosome 7, CSIRO_AGI_Rlap_v1, whole genome shotgun sequence:
- the LOC139860040 gene encoding uncharacterized protein, which produces MRLLQPGLTPHIRERTRNFSKWLLSVGNGETGVPDAEDPLKSRWKAIVCPKNDAADTINTLIVDMVDGPVTTYYSYDTATPHGNDGAESELLYPTEYLNTLNYPGLPPHTLHLKKGVPAILLRNINIAGGLCNGTRMIITQKLSKSAEAEIITGTRVGEKGQSLNKIGVYLPKPIFGHCQLYVAIKGYITGCIEVAN; this is translated from the exons ATGCGGTTACTCCAACCAGGTTTGACACCGCATATAAGGGAAAGAACACGGAATTTTTCAAAGTGGTTATTGAGTGTCGGAAATGGTGAAACTGGTGTGCCTGATGCAGAGGACCCGTTGAAAAGTCGTTGG AAAGCAATAGTTTGCCCCAAAAATGACGCTGCTGATACGATAAATACGTTGATCGTCGATATGGTTGATGGTCCAGTTACAACCTACTACAGCTACGACACTGCAACTCCACATGGAAATGATGGCGCCGAGTCAGAATTGCTCTATCCAACAGAATATCTGAACACGCTCAATTACCCTGGCTTGCCGCCACATACACTACATCTAAAAAAAGGTGTACCAGCAATTCTATTACGGAACATTAATATAGCAGGTGGCCTTTGTAATGGCACAAGAATGATAATCACTCAAAAGTTATCAAAGTCGGCCGAGGCTGAAATTATCACAGGCACAAGGGTCGGTGAGAAG GGTCAATCGCTCAACAAAATTGGAGTATATCTACCTAAGCCCATCTTCGGCCACTGTCAGCTATATGTAGCTATCAAGGGCTACATCACCGGATGTATTGAAGTTGCTAATTAA